From Rhodococcus sp. B7740, one genomic window encodes:
- the gmd gene encoding GDP-mannose 4,6-dehydratase codes for MKRALITGITGQDGSYLAELLLSKGYEVHGLIRRSSTFNTSRIDHLYQDPHEKDAKLFLHYGDLSDGARLVTLLTEIQPDEVYNLGAQSHVRVSFDEPEHTGNTTGVGSIRLLEAVRLAGLQCRFYQASSSEMFGATPPPQNEDTPFYPRSPYGAAKVYAYWVTKNYREAYGIFAVNGILFNHESPRRGETFVTRKITRAVARIKAGLEQNVYMGNLDAIRDWGYAPEYVEGMWRMLQVDEPDDFVLATGGNFSVKDFLVVAFERAGLDWEKHVKFDERYLRPTEVDALIGDASKAEAKLGWKATVHTPELAKIMVDADIAALEHEGRPWIDRPALPDWA; via the coding sequence ATGAAGCGCGCGTTGATAACTGGCATCACTGGCCAGGACGGTTCGTACCTGGCAGAACTCCTGCTGAGCAAGGGATACGAGGTGCACGGCCTGATTCGACGGTCGTCCACCTTCAACACATCTCGCATCGATCACCTGTACCAGGATCCGCACGAAAAGGACGCCAAGCTTTTTCTGCATTACGGCGACCTGAGTGATGGCGCGCGCCTGGTCACTCTGCTCACCGAGATCCAGCCGGACGAGGTCTACAACCTGGGCGCACAGTCCCACGTGCGCGTGAGCTTCGACGAGCCCGAGCACACCGGAAACACCACCGGCGTCGGATCTATCCGGCTGCTCGAGGCCGTGCGCCTTGCGGGCCTGCAGTGCCGCTTCTATCAGGCATCCAGCTCCGAAATGTTCGGCGCTACGCCGCCCCCGCAGAACGAGGACACTCCGTTCTACCCACGCTCGCCGTACGGCGCAGCCAAGGTCTATGCCTACTGGGTTACCAAGAACTACCGCGAGGCGTACGGCATCTTCGCCGTCAACGGCATTCTGTTCAACCACGAATCCCCGCGTCGTGGTGAAACGTTCGTTACCCGCAAGATCACCCGCGCGGTCGCGCGTATCAAGGCGGGTCTCGAACAGAACGTCTACATGGGTAACTTGGACGCCATCCGCGACTGGGGTTATGCACCTGAGTACGTCGAGGGCATGTGGCGCATGCTGCAGGTCGATGAGCCGGATGACTTCGTGTTGGCCACCGGTGGCAACTTCTCGGTGAAAGACTTCCTCGTCGTCGCGTTCGAGCGAGCCGGCCTGGATTGGGAGAAGCACGTCAAGTTCGACGAGCGCTACCTGCGTCCCACTGAGGTAGACGCTTTAATCGGTGATGCCAGCAAGGCCGAAGCGAAGCTCGGGTGGAAGGCCACGGTGCACACACCGGAGCTCGCGAAGATCATGGTTGACGCCGACATCGCGGCACTCGAGCACGAAGGACGTCCGTGGATCGACCGTCCGGCTCTGCCGGATTGGGCGTGA
- a CDS encoding sugar transferase — protein sequence MATVGAAHRSLWGSPRRSDVAATRTLTSRHVWERQYIARLRVTDVLVVILSVGLAQIVRFGDVEMTGLLSTMTYTGVSVALAGLWIAFLAIFRTRSPRVIGNGAEEYRRIVSATFRLFGVIAIVSLLFRIDIARLYLAIALPVGLLALLLTRWVWRKAVSRSRGKGEYKTSVLIVGSRSAALSMAQSFEKSPSAGYAVVGICMPGYEVPQDGVVHVEGSDIPVLGGEHDVLDAIEECGADTVAVTATEHLGHKGIRRMIWDLEKKDVDLVVAPGVVDVAGPRLVMRPVAGFPLIHVEKPQYNGATRFSKTAFDLTFAALVLALISPILLAVAIAVKATSRGPVFYKSERMGIDGKPFSMIKFRSMTVDADKQVAKLLDQNEGAGGVLFKMRDDPRVTPVGKVLRRFSLDELPQFINVLKREMSVVGPRPPLRREVETYNGEVRRRLLVKPGVTGLWQVSGRSDLSWEETVRLDLSYVENWSMVGDLLIIAKTMRAVAGSDGAY from the coding sequence GTGGCAACTGTCGGGGCTGCACACCGCTCTCTCTGGGGATCTCCCCGTCGTTCGGACGTGGCTGCAACGCGCACGCTGACGTCGCGGCACGTGTGGGAACGTCAGTACATCGCACGCCTGCGGGTGACCGATGTGTTGGTCGTGATCCTGTCCGTTGGTCTGGCTCAGATCGTGCGGTTCGGGGATGTCGAGATGACGGGCTTGCTCTCGACCATGACGTACACGGGTGTCTCCGTCGCACTGGCCGGACTGTGGATCGCATTCCTCGCGATCTTCCGCACCAGATCGCCTCGCGTCATCGGAAACGGTGCTGAGGAGTATCGGCGCATCGTGTCGGCAACCTTCCGCCTGTTCGGTGTCATCGCGATCGTGTCACTTCTGTTTCGCATCGACATTGCGCGGCTCTATCTCGCGATCGCTCTGCCGGTGGGGCTACTCGCGTTGCTGCTCACGCGCTGGGTCTGGCGAAAGGCCGTTTCACGCTCCAGGGGTAAGGGCGAATACAAGACGTCCGTACTCATCGTAGGCAGCCGTTCGGCGGCATTGTCGATGGCGCAGTCTTTCGAGAAGTCTCCCTCCGCGGGGTACGCCGTGGTGGGAATCTGCATGCCCGGCTACGAGGTTCCGCAGGATGGCGTGGTTCACGTCGAAGGCTCCGACATTCCGGTGCTGGGCGGTGAACACGACGTTCTCGACGCAATCGAAGAATGTGGTGCAGACACCGTTGCCGTGACGGCCACCGAGCACCTCGGTCACAAGGGCATCCGAAGGATGATCTGGGATCTGGAGAAGAAGGACGTCGACCTTGTGGTCGCGCCGGGTGTCGTCGATGTGGCCGGCCCGCGACTCGTGATGAGGCCAGTTGCCGGCTTCCCCCTGATTCACGTCGAGAAGCCGCAGTACAACGGCGCGACGCGCTTCAGCAAGACCGCATTCGACCTGACGTTCGCGGCTCTCGTCCTGGCGCTGATCTCACCGATTCTGCTGGCAGTGGCCATCGCGGTGAAGGCCACGAGTCGTGGCCCGGTGTTCTACAAGTCCGAGCGCATGGGAATCGACGGCAAGCCGTTCTCGATGATCAAGTTCCGCAGCATGACAGTCGACGCGGACAAGCAGGTTGCGAAACTTCTCGACCAGAACGAGGGTGCCGGCGGGGTCCTGTTCAAGATGCGTGACGATCCGCGGGTGACACCGGTCGGCAAGGTGCTGCGGCGTTTCAGTCTCGACGAGCTGCCGCAGTTCATCAACGTGCTCAAGCGTGAGATGAGCGTGGTGGGGCCGAGGCCTCCGCTACGTCGTGAGGTCGAGACCTACAACGGCGAGGTTCGACGGCGACTGCTGGTGAAGCCGGGAGTCACGGGTCTGTGGCAGGTCAGTGGACGATCGGACCTGTCGTGGGAAGAGACTGTCCGACTGGACCTTTCGTACGTGGAGAACTGGTCGATGGTGGGGGATCTGTTGATCATCGCCAAGACCATGCGGGCAGTGGCTGGAAGCGACGGAGCTTACTGA
- a CDS encoding UDP-glucose dehydrogenase family protein, whose amino-acid sequence MRITVFGTGYLGATHAACMAELGHEVLGVDVDPAKLAKLEAGEVPFWEPGLEEVLQRNIAAGRLRFTASYQEAADFAEVHFLGVGTPQKKGEFAADMKFVDSVVETLAPLLTKPAVIFGKSTVPVGTAERLGTIARELAPAGDDVEVAWNPEFLREGYAVKDTLHPDRLVLGVDRARPGRAEELAREVYAQLLDEKIPFLVTDLATAELVKASANAFLATKISFINAIAEVCEAAGADVTVLADAIGHDERIGRKFLNAGIGFGGGCLPKDIRAFMARAGELGADQALTFLREVDNINMRRRTRMVELAREACGSLLGARVAVLGAAFKPDSDDVRDSPALNVAGQIQLQGAAVNVYDPKAMENSRALFPTLTYSGSALEACEGADVVLVLTEWKEFKALAPKDLEGAVRSKTLIDGRNCLDPEEWRAAGWNYRGLGRP is encoded by the coding sequence ATGCGAATCACAGTGTTCGGTACCGGTTACCTCGGTGCCACTCACGCAGCGTGCATGGCCGAGCTCGGCCACGAGGTGCTCGGCGTGGACGTGGACCCGGCCAAACTCGCGAAGCTCGAAGCCGGCGAGGTCCCGTTCTGGGAGCCCGGTCTCGAAGAGGTGTTGCAGCGCAACATCGCAGCCGGCCGCCTCCGCTTCACCGCGTCGTACCAGGAAGCCGCGGATTTCGCGGAGGTCCACTTTCTCGGTGTCGGTACGCCCCAGAAGAAGGGGGAATTCGCAGCCGACATGAAGTTTGTGGACTCGGTCGTCGAAACACTCGCCCCGCTGCTCACCAAGCCGGCCGTGATCTTCGGTAAGTCGACCGTTCCCGTGGGTACGGCAGAGCGGCTCGGCACCATCGCCCGCGAGCTTGCACCGGCCGGCGACGACGTCGAGGTGGCATGGAATCCGGAGTTCCTGCGTGAGGGTTACGCCGTCAAGGACACTCTGCACCCCGACCGCCTGGTGCTTGGTGTGGATCGCGCCCGTCCGGGACGCGCCGAGGAGCTCGCCCGCGAGGTGTACGCGCAGCTGCTCGACGAGAAGATTCCGTTCTTGGTCACCGACCTGGCCACCGCCGAGTTGGTCAAGGCATCGGCCAACGCGTTCCTGGCCACCAAGATCTCGTTCATCAACGCTATCGCGGAGGTCTGTGAGGCCGCGGGTGCAGACGTCACTGTGCTTGCCGACGCCATCGGCCACGACGAGCGCATCGGCCGCAAGTTCCTCAATGCCGGCATCGGCTTCGGCGGCGGCTGCCTGCCCAAGGACATCCGGGCGTTCATGGCGCGGGCCGGTGAACTGGGCGCTGACCAGGCGCTGACGTTCCTGCGCGAGGTCGACAACATCAACATGCGACGCCGCACACGCATGGTCGAGTTGGCGCGTGAGGCGTGTGGGTCTCTTCTCGGTGCACGCGTTGCTGTGCTGGGTGCCGCTTTCAAGCCCGATTCGGACGACGTTCGTGATTCACCGGCCCTCAATGTCGCCGGGCAGATTCAGCTCCAGGGCGCAGCGGTCAACGTGTACGACCCCAAGGCCATGGAGAACTCCCGTGCTCTGTTCCCCACCCTGACCTACAGCGGTTCCGCGCTCGAGGCCTGCGAGGGTGCCGACGTGGTGCTGGTGCTGACGGAGTGGAAGGAATTCAAGGCACTCGCTCCGAAGGATCTGGAGGGTGCGGTGCGCAGCAAGACTTTGATCGACGGGCGCAACTGCCTGGACCCGGAAGAGTGGCGCGCGGCGGGATGGAATTACCGCGGGTTGGGGCGTCCCTGA
- a CDS encoding sugar transferase, with protein MSVSDLEAQSSVVSRRDARRLRRTTSRREWETHYTEGLRVTDTVVVLGAVTVAQIIRFGEIDFREPWSVIGYLGISGVLAILWLTFLAIFRTRSPRVIGNGSEEYRRIVSATFRLFGTIAILSLLFQLDIARLYLAIALPVGLIGLLLSRWVWRKVVSRKRARGGYQTSVLIVGSRSSALAMAKSFERSPEAGYSVVGICLPNYEPGNDTSFTVDGVEIPVLGDEHSVVEAIETSGADTVAVTATEHIGHRGLRKMVWDLEKKKVDLVVSPGVVDVAGPRLVMRPVANFPLIHVEKPQYNGAKRFGKTAFDFLFAASVLLLISPVLITLAAIIKLTSKGSIFYKSERMGIDGKPFQMIKFRSMVQDADKRVQELAALNEGAGGVLFKMRDDPRVTRVGRVMRKFSLDELPQFVNVLKREMSVVGPRPPLRSEVETYDGDVRRRLLVKPGITGLWQVSGRSDLSWEESVRLDLSYVENWSMTGDLLIIAKTAVAVAKSDGAY; from the coding sequence GTGTCAGTCAGCGATCTGGAAGCGCAGAGTTCGGTTGTCTCGCGGCGTGATGCACGACGGTTACGCAGAACGACATCGCGTCGTGAATGGGAGACGCACTACACCGAGGGCCTCCGTGTCACCGATACGGTGGTCGTTCTCGGTGCGGTGACGGTTGCGCAGATCATCCGCTTCGGCGAGATCGATTTTCGTGAACCGTGGTCCGTCATCGGCTACCTCGGCATATCCGGAGTGCTCGCGATTCTGTGGCTGACGTTTCTCGCCATCTTCCGCACCCGCTCGCCACGGGTGATCGGCAACGGCTCGGAGGAGTACCGCCGCATCGTGTCGGCCACGTTCCGTCTCTTCGGAACCATCGCGATCCTCTCCCTGCTGTTTCAACTGGACATCGCCCGTCTGTATCTCGCGATCGCACTGCCCGTTGGCCTGATCGGACTTCTGCTCAGTCGGTGGGTGTGGCGAAAAGTGGTGTCACGCAAACGAGCTCGTGGCGGATACCAGACCTCGGTGCTCATCGTCGGCAGCCGCAGCTCGGCCCTGGCCATGGCCAAGTCGTTCGAGCGTTCCCCCGAGGCCGGCTACAGCGTGGTCGGGATCTGCCTACCCAACTACGAGCCCGGCAACGACACGTCCTTCACCGTCGACGGCGTCGAGATCCCGGTGCTCGGCGACGAGCACAGTGTCGTCGAGGCCATCGAGACCTCCGGCGCAGACACCGTGGCGGTGACTGCCACCGAACACATCGGCCATCGCGGACTGCGAAAGATGGTGTGGGATCTGGAGAAGAAGAAGGTCGACCTCGTGGTCTCGCCCGGCGTGGTGGACGTCGCCGGTCCCCGTCTGGTGATGCGTCCGGTGGCGAACTTCCCGCTCATCCATGTCGAGAAGCCGCAATACAACGGTGCGAAGCGATTCGGCAAGACGGCGTTCGACTTCCTGTTCGCCGCCTCGGTCCTCCTGCTGATCTCACCGGTCCTGATCACTCTCGCCGCAATCATCAAGCTCACCAGCAAGGGCTCGATCTTCTACAAGTCCGAGCGAATGGGCATCGACGGCAAGCCTTTCCAGATGATCAAGTTCCGCAGCATGGTGCAGGACGCCGACAAGCGCGTACAGGAACTTGCCGCGCTCAACGAAGGGGCAGGCGGGGTGTTGTTCAAGATGCGCGACGACCCACGGGTCACCCGGGTGGGCAGGGTGATGCGCAAGTTCAGCCTCGACGAGCTGCCGCAATTCGTCAACGTGCTCAAGCGCGAGATGAGTGTGGTGGGTCCGCGGCCGCCGCTGCGCAGCGAAGTGGAAACGTACGACGGCGACGTGCGTCGTCGACTGCTCGTCAAGCCGGGTATCACCGGGCTGTGGCAGGTGAGTGGCCGATCGGATCTGTCGTGGGAGGAGAGCGTTCGCCTCGATCTCTCGTACGTCGAGAACTGGTCCATGACAGGGGATCTGCTCATCATCGCCAAGACCGCGGTCGCAGTTGCCAAGAGCGACGGTGCGTACTAG
- a CDS encoding sialate O-acetylesterase has translation MGFRQNAKVRAKDVVKKRLGRGIPVEPIDEPYLVVAVLGQSNAHGAGVGLDGAGLDAPHPRVHQWAASGRSKNTIVAGSNPLFHEVPSKAVGFGPTFAAHLADATGRPVLLVPYARGDSGFARIHGISWDPADTGARVNLFWDALQRIRTGLATKPGNELTAVLWHQGESDVPLLTGPVYAEKLDSLIDTLRGEFGDVPFVVGQMVPDEIESGEANYAVIDAVHADTPRRKAKVAYVPGPRGLYNSETEKIHYNGEGQRELGRRMWEAFADISPNVRRSTDNA, from the coding sequence ATGGGGTTTCGGCAGAACGCGAAGGTGCGAGCGAAAGACGTCGTGAAGAAGCGTCTCGGACGCGGCATTCCGGTGGAACCGATCGACGAGCCGTATCTTGTTGTTGCCGTGCTCGGCCAGTCCAATGCGCACGGTGCCGGCGTCGGATTGGACGGGGCAGGCCTGGATGCGCCGCATCCGCGAGTGCATCAGTGGGCCGCGTCGGGGCGGTCGAAGAACACCATCGTGGCGGGCAGCAATCCTCTGTTTCACGAGGTGCCCTCCAAGGCAGTCGGCTTCGGTCCGACGTTCGCGGCGCACCTCGCCGATGCGACGGGTAGGCCGGTGTTGCTGGTTCCGTATGCGCGCGGTGATTCGGGCTTCGCGCGGATCCACGGCATCTCCTGGGATCCGGCCGATACCGGCGCGCGAGTCAATCTGTTCTGGGATGCACTGCAGCGCATCCGAACAGGGCTGGCGACGAAGCCCGGCAACGAGCTCACCGCGGTGCTGTGGCATCAGGGTGAGAGCGATGTGCCGCTGCTGACCGGGCCGGTGTACGCGGAGAAGCTCGACAGCCTGATCGACACGCTCCGCGGCGAGTTCGGTGACGTTCCGTTCGTGGTGGGCCAGATGGTGCCCGACGAGATCGAATCAGGGGAGGCGAACTACGCCGTCATCGATGCCGTGCATGCCGATACTCCCCGGCGCAAGGCGAAAGTGGCGTACGTGCCGGGTCCGCGCGGGCTCTACAACAGCGAGACCGAGAAGATCCACTACAACGGCGAGGGGCAACGGGAACTGGGCCGCCGAATGTGGGAGGCCTTCGCAGACATCTCTCCGAACGTACGGCGTTCGACCGACAATGCTTGA
- a CDS encoding lipase family protein — MTTTRRWLAALLLLPLLSGCAVVVPVAGQVQGALAAVLRGSDPQPMVIADPGTGSGSIVSAETMPNLPIQVRLSGVNAARVVYRSVQPGVGEREVSGTVFTPSGEAPEGGWPVISYAHGTTGIEQACAPSRSASLLGASALVQGYTTAGFAVAITDYEGLGHPGNHAYLDNITAGYDVIDAVRALRTVFPDVGTQWAAFGGSQGGGAAWAANELADSYAPELDLVGAVALAPGANMVGLVDKAIAGTLTDDQGPLLQWVLESLARRDPALNLDDYRSGEAAQDWAALTGCTPDKAGAREDAVNRLGDKDFAPKSDAAADALRRALAAMAVPQGPASAPMLVAYGDADTYIDAAWTDAALEQACGYGDVITIDRQAGRGHGDVNGDAVNQWIGDRFAGVPAQNDCT, encoded by the coding sequence GTGACGACGACGCGGCGGTGGTTGGCAGCACTGTTGCTGCTACCCCTGCTTTCCGGGTGCGCGGTCGTTGTGCCCGTTGCCGGGCAGGTGCAGGGAGCCCTCGCGGCGGTACTGCGCGGGTCGGACCCCCAACCGATGGTGATCGCGGATCCGGGAACCGGTAGCGGGTCCATCGTCAGTGCCGAGACAATGCCCAATCTGCCGATCCAGGTGCGGCTTTCGGGCGTGAACGCGGCGCGGGTGGTGTACCGCTCGGTGCAACCGGGGGTGGGCGAGCGCGAAGTATCGGGCACGGTGTTCACCCCGTCCGGCGAGGCACCCGAGGGCGGTTGGCCCGTCATCTCCTACGCCCACGGCACCACGGGTATCGAACAGGCATGCGCTCCGTCGCGGTCCGCGTCGCTGCTGGGGGCCTCGGCACTCGTACAGGGTTACACCACAGCCGGATTCGCGGTGGCCATCACCGATTACGAGGGACTCGGGCATCCCGGCAACCATGCGTACCTGGACAACATCACCGCCGGCTACGACGTCATCGATGCCGTGCGGGCACTGCGGACGGTCTTTCCCGATGTGGGTACGCAGTGGGCTGCGTTCGGCGGATCGCAGGGCGGGGGTGCCGCGTGGGCGGCGAACGAACTCGCCGATTCCTACGCTCCCGAGCTTGATCTGGTCGGCGCGGTCGCGCTGGCACCGGGGGCGAACATGGTAGGGCTGGTGGACAAAGCCATCGCGGGAACACTGACCGACGATCAAGGCCCTCTGCTGCAGTGGGTACTGGAGTCGTTGGCGCGACGCGACCCGGCTCTGAACCTCGACGACTACCGCAGTGGCGAGGCCGCTCAGGACTGGGCCGCGCTCACCGGCTGCACGCCGGACAAGGCCGGTGCCCGTGAGGACGCGGTGAACAGGCTCGGCGACAAGGACTTCGCCCCGAAATCCGATGCGGCCGCAGATGCCCTCCGGCGCGCACTGGCGGCGATGGCCGTGCCACAGGGACCGGCGTCGGCACCGATGCTGGTGGCCTACGGTGATGCCGATACGTACATCGATGCGGCGTGGACCGACGCGGCTCTCGAGCAGGCCTGCGGGTACGGAGACGTCATCACCATCGATCGTCAGGCGGGGCGGGGGCACGGGGATGTGAACGGCGACGCCGTCAATCAGTGGATAGGGGATCGTTTCGCCGGGGTACCGGCGCAGAACGACTGCACGTAG
- a CDS encoding acyltransferase family protein has protein sequence MTATPDSTAAAATAPAPSVAGESKRPARIVGLDGPRGFACLCVLAVHVGGHYSPQTVLTYKLGLLGQGLIFFFALSGFLIFLPMVRKLFAGKPMPNNFSYAMHRLLRVFPAYLFIFLFANFVMRAVFVENAAVAERHFTDNGLGVLTDPLTLLANLTLLHSYIPSMLQTGINPSWSLSLEFAFYLALPLLTGIAFYLRKRTSISAPVLAMIPVVIMFVIGITGKLYTASLVGPSGITDPKLLDWGPNQVAVLSRSFWSLADNFTYGMLAAVVFVAIDNGMLKGAIATRMRWWTGLAMIPTAAISLKLIDDNSRWQSSTVAFGSALLILFIIVPLARGEKSLLAERADWAPLSYVGMISLSVYLWHFPILIMVGRFGWMAGDSPLGLLRNFVLVGAISIAFGSLTYRFIEKPGLTYARRFKASK, from the coding sequence ATGACTGCTACTCCAGACAGCACCGCAGCCGCAGCGACTGCGCCCGCACCTTCGGTGGCCGGTGAGTCCAAGCGTCCCGCGCGCATCGTCGGCCTCGACGGCCCGCGTGGCTTCGCGTGCCTGTGCGTGCTCGCGGTCCACGTCGGTGGCCATTACTCACCGCAGACCGTGCTGACGTACAAGTTGGGGTTGTTGGGACAGGGCCTGATCTTCTTCTTCGCGCTGTCGGGATTCCTGATCTTCCTGCCGATGGTACGAAAGTTGTTCGCAGGCAAACCGATGCCGAACAACTTCAGCTACGCGATGCATCGCCTGCTCCGAGTGTTCCCGGCCTATCTGTTCATCTTCCTGTTCGCGAACTTCGTCATGCGAGCGGTGTTCGTGGAGAACGCGGCCGTCGCCGAACGGCATTTCACCGACAACGGTCTGGGCGTCCTCACCGATCCGCTCACGCTGCTGGCAAATCTGACGCTGCTGCACTCGTACATTCCGAGCATGCTGCAAACCGGGATCAACCCGTCGTGGTCGCTCTCCCTGGAGTTCGCGTTCTACCTTGCGCTGCCACTGCTGACGGGCATCGCGTTCTATCTCCGCAAGCGCACGTCCATCTCGGCACCGGTGCTGGCGATGATCCCGGTGGTGATCATGTTCGTCATCGGTATCACCGGAAAGCTCTACACCGCCTCGCTCGTCGGGCCGTCGGGCATCACCGATCCGAAGTTGTTGGATTGGGGTCCCAACCAGGTCGCGGTGCTCAGCCGCAGCTTCTGGTCGCTGGCAGACAATTTCACGTACGGGATGCTCGCCGCCGTGGTGTTCGTCGCGATCGACAACGGGATGCTGAAGGGCGCGATCGCCACCAGGATGCGCTGGTGGACCGGACTCGCGATGATCCCCACCGCCGCGATCTCGCTGAAACTCATCGACGACAATTCACGCTGGCAGAGCTCCACCGTGGCATTCGGCTCGGCGCTGCTGATCCTGTTCATCATCGTGCCGCTGGCACGTGGAGAGAAGTCGCTGCTCGCCGAACGTGCCGACTGGGCACCGCTGAGCTACGTCGGCATGATCTCGCTCAGCGTCTACCTGTGGCACTTCCCCATCCTGATCATGGTGGGGCGCTTCGGGTGGATGGCCGGGGACAGCCCCCTGGGGCTCCTGCGGAACTTCGTGTTGGTGGGCGCGATCAGTATCGCGTTCGGGTCATTGACGTATCGATTCATCGAAAAGCCCGGTCTGACGTACGCGCGTCGGTTCAAGGCCTCCAAGTAG
- a CDS encoding lipase family protein gives MTNTRTTLLRRAATTGVLALVLVAAGCSSDDPAVDPQSVAVGATLSADYSDDGPGSLESAEELLTVDRRVSAISSIAARVVYTSTSGIDGSTQRVSGTIFAPEGAAPEGGWPIIAYGHGTTGVLNDCGPSTDPELLGSSQIVAALVRSGYVVAVSDYQGLGLDGTYHPYLDARTVGNNLIDSVRAARKLVPGTSTRWASFGGSQGGQAAWAANELARSYGAGLDMVGSVSLVPAADITGLAAAAADGTLTDDQKPLLQWVLVGLSQAHPELDLDDYRRGIVAEKWDELSACGGVLAADRTSLAAQIGDDDLRPATPEATAVLEGYLREMSLPKSPAAAPMLVIYGGEDTLISQAWTDTAIGAGCAAGDTIQYVLQPNSGHADIDGAAAFGWLGDRFAGTEAVNFCPAPPPAP, from the coding sequence ATGACGAACACACGAACGACGCTGCTGCGCAGAGCCGCAACAACAGGTGTGCTGGCGCTGGTACTGGTCGCCGCGGGATGTTCTTCGGACGATCCGGCGGTCGATCCACAGTCCGTCGCCGTCGGGGCCACCCTGTCCGCCGATTACAGCGACGACGGCCCCGGTTCGCTCGAGAGTGCGGAAGAGTTGCTCACCGTGGACCGCCGGGTGAGCGCCATCTCCTCCATCGCCGCTCGAGTGGTGTACACGTCGACGTCCGGGATCGACGGGTCCACCCAACGAGTCTCCGGCACCATCTTCGCCCCGGAAGGGGCTGCGCCCGAGGGGGGTTGGCCGATCATTGCCTACGGTCACGGCACCACCGGCGTGTTGAACGATTGCGGGCCGTCGACCGATCCGGAACTGCTCGGAAGCTCACAGATCGTGGCAGCGCTGGTTCGCTCCGGATACGTGGTCGCGGTCTCGGACTACCAGGGTCTCGGTCTGGACGGCACGTATCACCCGTACCTCGATGCGAGGACCGTCGGCAACAACCTGATCGATTCGGTGCGTGCGGCCCGCAAGTTGGTGCCCGGTACGTCGACCCGCTGGGCATCGTTCGGTGGTTCGCAGGGTGGTCAGGCAGCTTGGGCGGCAAACGAACTCGCGCGCAGCTATGGCGCGGGACTCGACATGGTCGGGTCGGTCAGTCTGGTCCCGGCAGCAGACATCACCGGCCTGGCGGCCGCAGCCGCCGACGGCACCCTCACCGACGACCAGAAGCCACTGCTGCAGTGGGTGCTCGTGGGCCTGTCGCAGGCCCATCCCGAGCTGGATCTGGACGATTATCGCCGCGGCATCGTCGCCGAGAAGTGGGACGAGCTCTCGGCATGCGGGGGCGTCCTCGCGGCCGACCGTACGTCGCTGGCCGCGCAGATCGGCGACGACGATCTGCGGCCGGCAACGCCGGAGGCCACCGCGGTTCTCGAGGGATACCTGCGGGAGATGAGTCTGCCGAAGTCTCCTGCTGCTGCACCGATGCTGGTGATCTACGGCGGTGAGGACACGTTGATCTCCCAGGCGTGGACCGACACCGCCATCGGTGCCGGCTGCGCCGCAGGCGACACGATCCAGTATGTACTTCAACCGAATTCCGGTCACGCAGACATCGACGGTGCTGCTGCATTCGGCTGGCTCGGCGACCGGTTCGCCGGTACCGAGGCCGTCAACTTCTGCCCAGCACCACCACCAGCGCCGTGA
- a CDS encoding YveK family protein translates to MIAPTGVPTLKDYGRILVSGWASILAAAVLSAGVAWLATYLVEPSYTAVSRVFVTTPGPPSPKNSLDGNRGALVRVESYVELATGEQVLRRVIASQDLPVEPDVLKQDITVVPSPGSALIDISVVNADAEQARDIANSVAVQLIKLVGEIDLGVDGPVSVLTLVDAATTPGAATTPQVKSNVMLGAGMGVVLGGVLVLALGIARDSIDHRDQVEHLVKQVTGERR, encoded by the coding sequence ATGATCGCGCCGACCGGTGTTCCGACCCTCAAGGACTACGGCCGAATTCTGGTGTCCGGCTGGGCATCGATCCTGGCCGCCGCGGTGCTGTCGGCGGGCGTCGCGTGGTTGGCGACCTATCTCGTCGAGCCCTCGTACACCGCGGTGTCGCGAGTGTTCGTCACCACCCCTGGACCACCGTCGCCCAAGAACTCCCTCGACGGCAACCGAGGAGCGTTGGTTCGCGTCGAGTCGTACGTCGAGCTTGCCACCGGGGAGCAGGTGTTGCGCCGCGTCATCGCCTCCCAGGACCTGCCCGTCGAGCCCGACGTGCTGAAGCAGGACATCACGGTGGTGCCGAGTCCCGGCTCTGCCTTGATCGACATCTCGGTGGTGAACGCCGATGCCGAGCAAGCACGGGACATCGCCAATTCCGTTGCGGTGCAGCTGATCAAGTTGGTCGGGGAGATCGATCTGGGGGTCGACGGGCCGGTGTCGGTCCTGACTCTGGTGGATGCGGCGACGACGCCGGGTGCGGCCACGACACCGCAGGTCAAGAGCAACGTGATGCTGGGTGCGGGCATGGGGGTCGTGCTCGGTGGCGTACTGGTTCTCGCGCTCGGTATCGCGAGGGATTCGATCGACCATCGCGATCAGGTCGAACATCTGGTCAAGCAGGTCACGGGGGAGAGACGATGA